The following proteins are co-located in the Bordetella bronchialis genome:
- a CDS encoding response regulator encodes MTSSQATKQAARLLLVDDSPADLRLLVQLLNQEGFKLLVALDGKQAYERAMVQPLPDVILMDISMPKADGYTTCRLLKANPRTAHIPVIFVTASAGLDERLKGFDVGGADYVLKPYNPEEVLARVRVQLQMKRRAAASRLSPPAIQETATSDAHASADTKPHAAAISNDQAIVNTTTQYLTDHLSDAPSQKHLARLIGVNEKRLTHAFRTLLGKTIHDYLRDQRMERARTLLQDYSLTIAEIADQLGFSSPANFASAFRRQLGCSPVAFRRRFAGLPVVRIKRGSEIPASTSGIFQKL; translated from the coding sequence ATGACCAGCTCTCAAGCAACCAAGCAAGCCGCCCGTCTACTACTCGTCGACGACAGTCCGGCCGACCTCAGGCTGTTAGTGCAGCTGTTGAACCAGGAGGGCTTCAAGCTCCTGGTCGCGCTGGATGGCAAGCAAGCCTACGAACGCGCGATGGTACAGCCGCTTCCGGACGTCATCCTGATGGATATATCGATGCCCAAGGCAGATGGCTACACCACCTGCCGGCTGCTGAAGGCGAATCCACGTACCGCGCATATACCCGTGATTTTCGTCACGGCATCGGCCGGTCTGGACGAACGCTTGAAGGGCTTCGATGTAGGCGGCGCCGATTATGTGCTGAAGCCCTACAACCCGGAGGAAGTCCTGGCCCGCGTTCGCGTCCAGCTACAGATGAAACGCCGCGCCGCGGCTTCCCGATTGTCGCCGCCGGCGATTCAAGAGACCGCGACGAGCGACGCCCACGCGTCCGCCGACACGAAGCCGCACGCCGCAGCCATCTCCAATGACCAGGCGATCGTCAATACGACGACACAGTATCTGACGGACCACCTCTCCGACGCGCCATCGCAGAAGCATCTGGCTCGCTTGATCGGTGTCAACGAGAAGCGCCTGACGCACGCCTTCAGGACCCTGCTGGGCAAGACCATTCATGACTATCTGCGAGACCAGCGCATGGAGCGGGCGCGCACGCTGCTGCAAGACTATTCGCTTACCATCGCCGAGATCGCGGACCAGCTTGGCTTTTCCAGCCCCGCCAACTTCGCCTCCGCGTTCCGCCGGCAGCTCGGCTGCAGCCCCGTGGCTTTCCGCCGCCGGTTCGCGGGCCTTCCGGTAGTTCGGATCAAACGCGGTAGCGAGATCCCGGCATCGACGAGCGGTATTTTTCAAAAATTATGA
- a CDS encoding DNA-binding response regulator — MSYPTVSESRATPSLDVAPLSGSSNAAQHSAAPASYRRPSHVLIVSDDASQLRAATDFLRNQLFRVTLASGWQGYYHAQAWRPDIILVDGAMHDMDPFMMGRLLMQTPDTQSIPIIFLLDPERQSASREAFSLGAIDCIAKPVYPEELLARLSLHLRRTPCRDEYAVQRARTPAAEELLLRNALNAISQDVGSIHTVRQLARQVGTNERKLSALFKSRMGKSAHKVIFGQKMETARRLLAQTGMPIREVANHVGFRSVCNFSVAFHRDHGITPSGYRRQARSPSNGAASAQRDIEPAQAPDRDLA, encoded by the coding sequence GTGAGCTACCCCACAGTATCTGAATCGCGCGCGACGCCCAGCCTGGACGTCGCTCCGCTATCGGGCTCGTCGAACGCTGCGCAACACAGCGCCGCGCCGGCGTCCTATAGGCGGCCGTCCCACGTATTGATCGTCTCGGACGACGCATCGCAACTGCGCGCGGCCACCGACTTTCTACGCAACCAGTTGTTCCGCGTCACGCTGGCTTCCGGCTGGCAGGGCTATTATCACGCGCAGGCGTGGCGCCCCGATATCATCCTTGTGGACGGCGCCATGCATGATATGGACCCGTTCATGATGGGACGGCTGCTTATGCAGACCCCGGACACGCAGTCCATTCCCATCATTTTCCTGCTGGATCCCGAACGCCAGTCGGCCAGCCGCGAGGCGTTCTCCCTGGGCGCCATCGACTGCATCGCCAAGCCGGTCTATCCCGAAGAGCTTCTGGCCCGGCTATCCCTGCATCTGCGCAGGACACCTTGCCGGGATGAGTATGCCGTCCAGCGCGCGCGAACGCCGGCGGCGGAGGAACTGCTTCTGCGCAACGCCCTCAATGCGATCTCGCAGGACGTGGGAAGCATACACACCGTACGGCAGCTCGCCCGGCAAGTGGGCACCAATGAGCGCAAGCTTTCCGCGCTATTCAAATCCAGGATGGGGAAGTCCGCGCACAAGGTCATCTTCGGCCAGAAGATGGAGACGGCCCGCCGCCTGCTCGCGCAGACGGGAATGCCCATCCGCGAGGTCGCCAACCACGTCGGCTTCCGCAGCGTCTGCAACTTCTCGGTCGCGTTTCATCGGGATCACGGGATCACGCCTTCCGGATATCGCCGCCAGGCGCGATCGCCGAGCAACGGCGCGGCTTCCGCGCAGCGCGATATCGAGCCGGCACAGGCACCAGACCGCGATCTGGCCTGA
- a CDS encoding LuxR C-terminal-related transcriptional regulator, with the protein MKNALEASRDISVVATADSPDSLLSSLSRHPCDVLVTDFSMPGSQHPDGLAMLLQLKEKFPDVRIVVLTKMASPALMSPILQAGALALVEKSAAVKEIALAVQRAASRRTYVTENVQREFAALGVPRTQVAEPAQLSPREMEVVRLFAQGYSNNQIAEILGVSAKTTSRQKMDAMRKLAARNDAELYAHARDMGLV; encoded by the coding sequence ATGAAGAATGCCCTGGAGGCGTCGAGAGACATCAGCGTCGTTGCTACCGCGGATTCCCCGGACAGTCTTCTATCCAGCCTTTCCAGGCATCCCTGCGACGTGCTCGTGACGGATTTTTCCATGCCGGGCTCGCAACATCCCGACGGCCTCGCGATGCTGCTACAGCTAAAGGAGAAGTTCCCCGACGTACGCATCGTGGTGCTGACCAAGATGGCGTCGCCCGCCTTGATGTCACCCATCTTGCAGGCGGGCGCCCTGGCGCTCGTCGAGAAGAGCGCGGCGGTAAAAGAGATCGCCTTGGCCGTCCAGCGCGCGGCAAGCCGTCGAACCTATGTGACGGAGAACGTACAGCGCGAATTTGCCGCGCTTGGGGTTCCCAGGACACAGGTCGCAGAACCGGCGCAGTTGTCTCCGCGGGAAATGGAGGTGGTTCGGCTGTTCGCGCAGGGATACAGCAATAATCAGATCGCCGAGATTCTTGGCGTAAGCGCGAAGACGACCAGCCGCCAGAAGATGGACGCCATGCGCAAGCTGGCGGCGCGCAACGACGCAGAGCTATACGCGCATGCGCGTGACATGGGGCTGGTTTGA
- a CDS encoding type III secretion system chaperone, with the protein MDAHKLIALFGEESGVPLTLGESGTIDLIFDNDITVTLEHDDPQDMLHAYSVLGQEPAETDQRLTLYRDMLSANAFGHETEGAALSLDDRTGEILLTKRLDLADATVSQLRRTVESMVDVSLGWREKLATIAHVSPALPTLGTKAPPPGNGLRA; encoded by the coding sequence ATGGACGCGCATAAGTTGATCGCGCTGTTCGGCGAGGAAAGCGGCGTCCCACTCACCCTGGGTGAATCCGGAACCATCGATTTGATATTCGACAACGACATCACGGTCACCCTGGAACATGACGATCCGCAGGACATGCTCCACGCCTATTCCGTACTAGGGCAGGAGCCCGCGGAAACCGACCAGCGCCTTACCCTGTACCGGGACATGCTATCCGCGAATGCTTTCGGTCACGAAACGGAAGGTGCCGCATTGTCCCTGGATGACCGCACTGGCGAGATCCTCCTCACCAAGCGGCTGGATCTGGCCGACGCCACCGTCAGCCAACTGCGGCGTACCGTCGAAAGCATGGTGGACGTCTCCCTCGGCTGGCGTGAAAAGCTGGCCACCATCGCACATGTTTCGCCGGCCCTGCCTACACTCGGCACGAAGGCCCCCCCTCCCGGAAACGGCCTACGCGCATAA
- a CDS encoding AAA family ATPase: MLGEFQLIVDGVDKTPLIAYGKPKLLLAMLALSLDKKQSRAALAELLWPNCASGARANLRHALCVLRHVMGPMEKAIVSTSSMLALDQNLVTVDVLALCGIGAYARLTLEERLDHDRGDLLEHMVTPVNAALSAWRMSWQSRLSQEVSQCRQAYIAQLCAAGRVQDALASARQWVQVHPGDEHAHRDLIRMLRDTGRRESAMKAYEHCVAVMGEYYGTTPSLETRSLLDVSASADRAVHASASANDDARPLAVLAVAIGHDGEGVPGEETIDRVQAARQRLVRLAQAAGRRVCLGADGNIAILFGYPTLNERPTESAARLACYLRRCAISPHVSLGMGIHAELARVPADNGTLPMMLVGQRALRLAYLAEPGETLLTDAAQARLSDRFMVRSDERYGLHVGVLEGQSQAITVHRMFGRTTEFDILVRRWNSLRKNERPHVMYLRGEQGIGKSLLAQVFAEYVRRGGGAVTFLRCDQENRQIALHPFHEYFLSRLAVQDGVAGRAAEDTEAGYARAVESLGYRVGLDKATSALLVDYFVGQRAATAPAPASTDADAETLLGPLSNLLLEGDAPSQPLLILVDDAQWADGMTRMLLTTLLQHRRRDPVMILLCGRGMNLSVPIDETITMPPLRRDAMVQLVSFRGKDQRLSSKVRRRIVEKARGVPLYAEQMVRQCPADIEEEPPHLIRDLLAARAVCEREDANEVPVPRLASEYTVPFLEAD, from the coding sequence TTGCTCGGAGAATTCCAGCTGATCGTCGATGGCGTGGATAAAACGCCCTTGATCGCCTACGGAAAGCCCAAACTCCTGCTCGCCATGCTCGCGCTTTCCCTCGACAAAAAACAGTCCCGGGCGGCATTGGCGGAACTCCTCTGGCCCAATTGCGCATCCGGGGCGCGCGCCAACCTGCGCCACGCGCTCTGCGTCCTGCGCCATGTGATGGGGCCGATGGAAAAAGCCATCGTCTCGACCTCCAGCATGCTGGCGCTGGACCAGAACCTGGTCACCGTGGACGTGCTCGCCCTGTGCGGCATCGGCGCCTATGCCCGGCTTACTCTGGAAGAACGCCTGGACCACGACCGAGGCGATCTGCTCGAACACATGGTCACCCCGGTCAATGCCGCGCTGTCCGCCTGGCGCATGAGCTGGCAATCGCGCCTGTCCCAGGAAGTCTCGCAATGCAGGCAAGCCTATATCGCCCAGTTGTGCGCGGCCGGCCGGGTGCAGGACGCCCTTGCCAGCGCCCGGCAGTGGGTGCAGGTCCACCCCGGCGACGAACACGCGCACCGCGACCTGATACGCATGCTGCGCGATACCGGACGCCGCGAATCCGCCATGAAAGCCTACGAGCATTGCGTCGCGGTCATGGGCGAGTACTACGGCACCACGCCGTCGCTCGAAACACGCTCGTTGCTGGATGTCTCGGCGTCGGCGGACCGCGCGGTCCATGCTTCCGCTTCCGCCAACGACGACGCCCGTCCCCTGGCCGTCCTGGCGGTGGCGATCGGCCATGACGGGGAAGGCGTCCCCGGCGAGGAAACCATAGACCGTGTCCAGGCCGCGCGCCAGCGTCTGGTCCGGCTCGCGCAGGCGGCGGGGCGGCGTGTCTGCCTGGGCGCGGACGGCAATATTGCGATCCTCTTCGGCTATCCCACGCTGAACGAACGGCCCACCGAATCCGCGGCACGGCTGGCGTGCTACCTGCGTCGATGCGCGATATCGCCCCATGTCTCCCTCGGCATGGGCATCCACGCGGAACTGGCGCGTGTGCCCGCCGACAACGGCACCCTGCCCATGATGCTGGTGGGGCAAAGAGCCCTGCGCCTGGCCTATCTTGCCGAACCGGGCGAGACCCTGCTCACCGATGCCGCGCAAGCGCGGCTCAGCGATCGTTTCATGGTGCGATCCGACGAACGCTACGGGCTGCATGTCGGTGTGCTGGAAGGGCAGTCACAGGCGATCACGGTGCACCGCATGTTCGGCAGGACCACCGAGTTCGACATCCTGGTGCGTCGCTGGAACAGCCTGCGCAAGAACGAGCGGCCGCACGTGATGTACCTGCGCGGCGAACAAGGCATAGGCAAGTCCCTGCTGGCCCAGGTATTCGCGGAATACGTGCGGCGCGGGGGCGGTGCGGTCACCTTCCTGCGGTGCGACCAGGAGAACCGCCAGATCGCCCTGCATCCTTTCCATGAGTACTTCCTTTCGCGGCTGGCGGTGCAGGACGGTGTCGCCGGACGCGCGGCCGAAGACACCGAAGCCGGCTACGCCCGCGCCGTCGAATCCCTGGGCTATCGCGTGGGCCTGGACAAGGCAACCAGCGCCTTGCTGGTGGATTACTTCGTCGGCCAGCGGGCCGCCACCGCGCCGGCACCGGCCTCCACCGATGCCGACGCCGAGACGCTTCTCGGTCCGCTTTCCAACCTGCTGCTCGAGGGCGATGCACCCAGCCAACCCTTGCTGATACTCGTGGACGACGCGCAATGGGCGGACGGCATGACACGCATGCTGCTGACCACACTGCTCCAGCATCGGCGCCGCGATCCCGTCATGATTCTGCTGTGTGGCCGCGGCATGAACCTGAGCGTGCCGATCGACGAAACCATCACCATGCCGCCGCTGCGCCGCGACGCCATGGTTCAGCTGGTCAGCTTCCGTGGCAAGGACCAGCGGCTGTCCAGCAAGGTGCGTCGCCGCATCGTGGAAAAGGCTCGCGGCGTTCCTCTTTATGCGGAGCAGATGGTGCGCCAGTGCCCCGCGGATATCGAAGAGGAACCGCCCCATCTGATCCGCGATCTTCTGGCCGCCCGCGCGGTGTGCGAACGCGAGGACGCCAACGAAGTGCCCGTGCCGCGATTGGCAAGCGAATACACCGTCCCTTTCCTCGAGGCGGATTGA
- a CDS encoding LysR family transcriptional regulator, producing MNPTIKQLQAFALACRYGVLTRAAEEMFVTQPAVSVLIRQLEDALGMRLFDRTSRSLRPTVAAREILPTVERMLRDLETMKSSVKELAGRERGHLRFAATPSIAAAFVPTLLAEYRQRYPNIEISVDDAAPDRLTAPTLAGDVEFSLGTANETAEGLTLQCLARDTLCAICRRDSRLARKRRLTWEDALSYPWITVKASSGIRSLIDEALFTLGTRKAVQYEVSYMTTGLSMAQAGLGIAIFPGILLGSFPHPDLVARRLESPIVTRDVSLIRRAEHSLSPAAQSFIELWYQRFGKP from the coding sequence ATGAATCCCACCATCAAGCAGCTGCAAGCCTTCGCGCTTGCCTGCCGGTACGGCGTCCTGACCCGCGCCGCCGAAGAGATGTTCGTGACGCAACCCGCCGTCAGCGTACTGATCCGCCAGTTGGAAGACGCCTTGGGCATGCGCCTGTTCGACCGCACATCGCGCTCGCTGCGCCCCACGGTGGCGGCGCGTGAGATCCTCCCGACCGTCGAGCGCATGCTGCGCGATCTGGAAACAATGAAGTCCAGCGTCAAGGAACTGGCGGGCCGCGAACGGGGCCACCTGCGTTTCGCCGCGACGCCATCGATCGCCGCCGCGTTCGTGCCCACCCTGCTTGCGGAATATCGCCAGCGCTATCCGAACATCGAGATCTCCGTCGACGACGCCGCTCCCGACCGCCTGACCGCGCCTACCCTGGCGGGCGATGTCGAGTTCAGCCTGGGTACCGCCAACGAAACCGCGGAAGGGCTTACCCTGCAATGCCTGGCGCGGGACACGCTGTGCGCGATCTGCCGCCGGGATTCCCGGCTGGCCCGCAAACGCCGGTTGACCTGGGAAGACGCCTTGTCATATCCCTGGATCACAGTGAAGGCCAGCAGCGGCATCCGCAGCCTGATCGACGAAGCGCTCTTCACGCTGGGTACCCGCAAGGCCGTGCAGTACGAGGTCTCCTACATGACGACCGGGCTGTCGATGGCGCAGGCGGGACTGGGCATCGCCATCTTTCCCGGTATCCTTCTGGGTTCATTCCCCCATCCGGATCTGGTCGCACGCCGGCTGGAGTCGCCGATTGTCACGCGCGATGTCAGCCTGATCCGCCGCGCCGAGCATTCGCTCTCGCCAGCCGCGCAGTCCTTCATCGAGCTTTGGTACCAGCGCTTCGGCAAGCCATAG
- a CDS encoding MFS transporter, whose amino-acid sequence MQTDDTGGNWRGALASTLGNVLEWYDFVVFGFLSIIIAKQFFPSDSEYAALMLTTATFGAGFIVRPLGGIALGWYADRKGRKAGLTLVIALMTVAAAMIAFTPSFHQIGLLAPAIVLCARLLQGISAGGEFGTATAMLIEYAPKGRHNFYGSWQMFAQAFGALLAVAMGSALTHIFTPEALNAWAWRIPFLFGLLIGPVGFYIRRNLPETAAFRNRDTRIKVPVGRVFASHPRALLIATALSAALNVMSYVIITYLPIYAVQNLHMPVSLPFTVLLASILLRVATIPLFGLLADRIGGRRMIAIALALFLAVLYPAYYWIVQAPSMLSIMTVELAFALLIGASNSPIPAVTAALFPTEVRSTGLAISYNIAASIFGGFSPVILTWLLHATGDALMPAHYCAVFFALGLLGALMIRERRAGDVSYQEARHAGH is encoded by the coding sequence ATGCAAACTGACGATACCGGCGGCAACTGGCGTGGCGCCCTCGCGTCCACCCTGGGCAATGTGCTGGAGTGGTACGACTTCGTGGTCTTCGGCTTCCTGTCGATCATCATCGCGAAGCAGTTCTTCCCCAGCGACAGCGAGTACGCGGCGCTGATGTTGACCACCGCGACCTTCGGCGCCGGTTTCATCGTGCGGCCATTGGGCGGCATCGCGCTTGGCTGGTACGCGGATCGCAAGGGGCGCAAGGCAGGGCTGACACTGGTGATCGCGCTGATGACGGTAGCGGCGGCAATGATCGCCTTTACGCCGAGTTTCCATCAGATCGGGTTGCTCGCGCCGGCCATCGTGCTGTGCGCCCGGCTGCTGCAAGGCATATCGGCGGGCGGCGAGTTCGGCACCGCGACGGCGATGCTGATCGAGTACGCGCCCAAGGGACGCCACAATTTCTACGGGAGCTGGCAGATGTTCGCCCAGGCCTTCGGCGCCTTGCTGGCGGTGGCCATGGGCAGCGCCTTGACGCATATTTTCACGCCCGAGGCGCTGAACGCCTGGGCCTGGCGCATACCTTTCCTTTTCGGCCTGCTGATCGGTCCGGTTGGGTTCTACATCCGTCGCAATTTGCCGGAGACGGCCGCGTTCCGGAACCGCGACACGCGTATCAAGGTACCCGTGGGCCGGGTGTTCGCCAGCCATCCGCGCGCCTTGCTGATCGCCACGGCCTTGAGCGCGGCGCTGAATGTCATGTCCTACGTGATCATCACGTACCTGCCGATCTACGCCGTGCAGAACCTGCACATGCCCGTGTCGCTGCCCTTCACCGTGCTGCTGGCCAGCATCTTGTTGCGGGTGGCGACGATACCGCTGTTCGGCCTGCTGGCCGACCGGATCGGTGGCCGCCGCATGATCGCCATCGCACTGGCGCTCTTCCTGGCGGTGCTGTATCCCGCTTATTACTGGATCGTCCAGGCGCCGTCGATGCTGTCCATCATGACGGTCGAACTGGCCTTCGCCCTGTTGATCGGTGCGTCCAACAGCCCCATCCCGGCGGTCACGGCCGCGCTGTTCCCGACCGAAGTGCGGTCCACGGGGCTGGCGATTTCCTACAACATCGCGGCATCGATCTTCGGCGGATTCTCGCCGGTGATCCTGACGTGGTTGCTGCACGCGACCGGCGATGCGCTAATGCCGGCGCACTACTGCGCCGTGTTCTTCGCCCTGGGGCTGCTGGGCGCCCTCATGATCCGCGAAAGGCGTGCCGGGGATGTTTCTTACCAGGAGGCCCGCCATGCCGGTCATTGA
- a CDS encoding amidohydrolase family protein, whose protein sequence is MPVIDVHTHAFTHKWLELIRQQGGVYNIQTRPDGQQEIFRGNTPVVIPQKGHFDYALRLKHMDAAGIDISVVSLTCPNVYWGDAATSLRAAMESNDTMARAQATYPDRIRWFASLPWQYPQAAVEELKRCCENGAVGVMVLANIDGRSLTDPLLAPIWEEIDRRSLPVLVHPTDPPGAQSMDMTQFDLSWSVGFMFDTTLAITRMIFDGFFDLYPNLKIIASHAGGALPYLAGRFEKGDEVEIPERRKMRRKPIDYLRHIYYDCICYSPRTLEFLVSVVGADRVLFGTDWPHQVHDTQGAFANTAELPAAECDAVRGGNALKLFGL, encoded by the coding sequence ATGCCGGTCATTGATGTACATACGCATGCCTTTACCCACAAGTGGCTGGAACTGATCCGGCAACAGGGAGGCGTCTACAACATCCAGACGCGTCCCGACGGCCAGCAGGAGATTTTCCGCGGCAACACGCCCGTGGTGATCCCGCAGAAGGGCCATTTCGACTACGCGCTGCGGCTCAAGCACATGGATGCCGCGGGCATCGATATCTCGGTCGTTTCCCTGACATGCCCCAATGTCTATTGGGGCGATGCCGCCACCAGCCTGCGCGCCGCGATGGAATCCAACGATACGATGGCGCGCGCCCAGGCCACCTATCCGGACCGCATCCGCTGGTTCGCTTCACTGCCCTGGCAGTATCCGCAGGCGGCGGTGGAAGAACTCAAGCGCTGCTGCGAGAACGGTGCCGTCGGCGTCATGGTGCTGGCGAATATCGACGGGCGCAGCCTGACGGACCCCTTGCTGGCGCCAATCTGGGAGGAAATCGACAGACGGTCGCTACCCGTGCTGGTGCACCCCACGGACCCGCCCGGCGCGCAATCGATGGACATGACCCAGTTCGATCTGAGCTGGTCCGTCGGATTCATGTTCGACACCACGCTGGCCATCACGCGCATGATCTTCGACGGGTTCTTCGACCTGTATCCCAACCTGAAAATCATCGCCTCGCACGCGGGCGGCGCGCTCCCCTATCTGGCCGGCCGCTTCGAAAAAGGCGATGAAGTCGAGATCCCCGAGCGCCGCAAGATGCGGCGCAAGCCCATCGACTACCTGCGCCATATCTATTACGACTGCATTTGCTACAGCCCCCGCACGCTGGAGTTCCTGGTGTCCGTGGTGGGCGCGGATCGCGTGCTGTTCGGCACCGATTGGCCACACCAGGTACACGATACCCAAGGCGCCTTCGCCAATACCGCCGAACTGCCGGCGGCGGAATGCGACGCGGTGCGCGGCGGAAATGCGCTGAAGCTTTTCGGGCTATAG
- a CDS encoding response regulator — MSATESRFVSTRAAAEKIGVSVRTVQLWVEAGILKAWKTEGGHRRVSLASVQTLLRRREQDAARAAGEAAAGPLRVLAVDDDAHLRSLYEATLRSLPFQVEFKMAEDGYTGLVRIGDFRPHVVIADLNLPGLDGFRLVRALKGAPESRDAELIVVSTLTREDIQDRGGLPPGVAVLSRPVPRSTLEQLMAAANARRHAAPSREPVDAGPAPPAC, encoded by the coding sequence ATGAGCGCCACCGAATCCCGCTTCGTCTCCACCAGGGCGGCCGCCGAGAAGATCGGCGTTTCCGTCCGCACGGTGCAGCTGTGGGTGGAGGCCGGGATACTCAAGGCCTGGAAGACCGAGGGCGGCCATCGGCGTGTATCGCTCGCGTCGGTGCAAACCCTGCTGCGCCGACGGGAACAGGACGCGGCACGGGCGGCGGGAGAGGCGGCGGCGGGCCCCTTGCGCGTGCTTGCCGTCGACGACGATGCTCACCTGCGGTCCCTGTACGAGGCGACGCTGCGCAGCCTGCCGTTCCAGGTGGAGTTCAAAATGGCCGAGGACGGCTACACCGGCCTGGTCCGGATTGGGGACTTCCGACCCCACGTCGTGATCGCGGACCTGAACCTGCCCGGCTTGGACGGTTTTCGCCTCGTCCGGGCACTGAAGGGAGCGCCGGAATCGCGTGACGCCGAACTCATCGTGGTTTCCACGCTGACGCGCGAGGACATCCAGGACCGTGGCGGCTTGCCGCCTGGCGTGGCGGTATTGTCCAGGCCTGTGCCCCGAAGCACGCTGGAACAGCTCATGGCCGCCGCCAACGCCAGGCGCCATGCCGCACCGTCCCGCGAGCCGGTGGATGCCGGGCCCGCGCCGCCAGCCTGCTGA